One genomic region from Lynx canadensis isolate LIC74 chromosome E1, mLynCan4.pri.v2, whole genome shotgun sequence encodes:
- the ENGASE gene encoding cytosolic endo-beta-N-acetylglucosaminidase isoform X1, translating to METAGPRTRAAARLGAHATREEQRKRRPVRRWQRRRIGEEQEEAVFREVVSFTRDPLPARYYDKDTTKPISFYLPSLEELLAWTPDAEDSFNVALEPLKCRQPPLSSRRPRTLLCHDMMGGYLDDKFIQGSAAQNPYCFYHWQCIDIFVYFSHHLVTIPPVGWTNAAHRHGVCVLGTFIAEWKEGGRLCEAFLAGDERSYQAVADQLVLIAQFFRFDGWLINIESSLSLAAVGNVPPFLRYLSTQLCRQVPGGLVLWYDSVVSSGQVMWQNELNEQNRIFFDSCHGFFTNYNWREEHLDRMVAQAGERRADVYVGVDVFARGNVVGGQFDTHKSLELIRKHGFSAALFAPGWVYECLEKRDFFQNQDKFWGLLGRYLPPHSICSLPFVTSFCLGMGTRRVCYGQEEAVGPWYHPSAQEIQPLFAEHRPEGDGQGWVKTHCCLEDAWNGGSSLLIRGVIPPDVGHVAVRLFSLHVPVPPKIFLSMVYKLEGPSDVGVALELTTGDAGSCHVGGISTLSAEASSRHSPRPLRVPPTKLARWVGHCGQQLSGGWVQRCYEVNLRGCVLQDLWVSFSRPPGSREQEAFVCRLGELQVVDANSLLSPLPRVQAISVSRVRWQRAAPEEEEEEEEEEEEEEEEEEERRPARLRLSCALHWSYPLSHIRCFRIHCCRATGSPAEGPPGPEKPALLGLAFVNQYRVVDLAVAAAGPGTDGRVEFLVEPVSREGFLVPKAEWGRAALLYSWPHA from the exons ATGGAGACCGCGGGGCCTAGGACCCGGGCGGCTGCGCGGCTTGGGGCGCACGCGACGCGGGAGGAGCAGCGGAAGCGGCGACCTGTGCGCCGGTGGCAGCGGAGGAG AATCGGGGAGGAACAAGAAGAAGCAGTCTTTCGTGAAGTGGTCAGTTTTACCCGGGATCCTCTGCCAG CTAGATATTATGACAAGGACACCACCAAACCCATCAGCTTTTACTTACCTTCGCTGGAGGAACTCTTGGCGTGGACGCCCGATGCGGAGGACAGCTTTAATGTGGCCCTGGAACCCCTCAAGTGTCGGCAGCCCCCTCTGAGCAGCCGGAGGCCCCGGACGTTGTTGTGCCATGACATGATGGGCGGATACCTGGATGACAA GTTCATTCAGGGCTCGGCGGCGCAAAATCCCTATTGCTTCTACCACTGGCAGTGTATTGACATCTTTGTGTACTTCAGCCATCACCTGGTGACCATCCCCCCCGTGGGCTGGACCAACGCTGCCCACAGGCACGGGGTCTGTGTGCTGG GGACTTTCATCGCCGAGTGGAAAGAAGGTGGGCGGCTCTGTGAAGCCTTTCTGGCCGGGGACGAGCGCTCCTACCAGGCGGTGGCCGATCAGCTCGTCCTGATCGCCCAGTTTTTCCGTTTTGATGGCTGGCTCATCAACATCGAGAGCTCTCTGAGT CTGGCCGCGGTGGGGAACGTGCCCCCTTTCCTCCGGTACCTGAGCACGCAGCTCTGTCGGCAGGTCCCGGGGGGCCTGGTGCTCTGGTACGACAGCGTGGTGAGCAGCGGGCAGGTCATGTGGCAGAACGAGCTCAATGAGCAGAACCG GATCTTCTTCGACTCCTGCCACGGCTTCTTCACTAACTACAACTGGCGGGAGGAGCATCTGGACAGAATGGTAGCGCAGGCCGGCGAGCGCCGGGCCGACGTGTACGTGGGAGTGGACGTGTTCGCCCGGGGCAACGTCGTCGGGGGCCAGTTCGACACCCACAAG TCGCTGGAGCTGATCCGGAAGCACGGATTCTCGGCCGCTCTCTTTGCCCCTGGCTGGGTGTACGAGTGTTTGGAGAAGAGGGATTTCTTCCAGAACCAGGACAA GTTCTGGGGCTTGCTGGGACGCTACCTGCCCCCACACAGCATCTGCTCTCTGCCCTTTGTCACTTCTTTCTGCCTGGGCATGGGGACTCGAAGAGTGTGCTACGGCCAG GAGGAGGCGGTGGGGCCCTGGTACCACCCGAGCGCCCAGGAAATCCAGCCCCTGTTTGCAGAGCACAGGCCGGAAGGGGACGGGCAGGGCTGGGTGAAGACGCACTGCTGCCTGGAGGACGCCTGGAACGGGGGCAGCTCCCTGCTCATCCGCGGGGTGATCCCGCCCGATGTCGGGCACGTGGCTGTGAG GCTGTTCTCCCTGCACGTCCcggtgccccccaaaattttcCTGTCCATGGTGTATAAGCTTGAAGGGCCTTCGGACGTTGGGGTGGCGTTGGAGCTCACCACCGGGGACGCGGGCAGCTGTCACGTCGGTGGCATCTCGACGTTGAGTG CAGAAGCGAGCTCCAGGcacagcccccgccccctccgggTGCCCCCCACCAAGCTGGCCAGATGGGTGGGCCACTGCGGCCAGCAGCTCAGCGGGGGCTGGGTCCAGCG CTGCTACGAGGTGAACCTTCGGGGCTGCGTCCTGCAGGACCTCTGGGTCAGCTTCTCGCGGCCTCCCGGCAGCCGGGAGCAGGAGGCCTTTGTCTGCCGCCTGGGAGAGCTCCAG GTGGTGGATGCCAACAGCCTGCTCAGCCCTCTGCCCCGGGTGCAGGCCATCAGTGTCTCCCGGGTGCGCTGGCAGCGGGCCGCCCccgaggaagaggaggaggaggaggaggaggaggaggaggaggaggaggaggaagaggagcggCGCCCGGCCCGGCTCCGGCTCAGCTGTGCTCTGCACTGGTCCTACCCCCTGTCTCACATCCGATGCTTCCGCATCCACTGCTGCAGAGCGACCGGCTCTCCTGCGGAGGGGCCCCCGGGGCCGGAGAAGCCCGCGCTCCTGGGCCTGGCGTTTGTCAACCAGTATCGCGTAGTGGACCTGGCGGTGGCAGCCGCGGGGCCAGGCACGGACGGCCGCGTGGAGTTCCTGGTGGAGCCCGTCTCCAGGGAGGGATTTCTGGTGCCGAAGGCCGAGTGGGGCCGGGCGGCCCTGCTCTACTCCTGGCCCCACGCGTGA
- the ENGASE gene encoding cytosolic endo-beta-N-acetylglucosaminidase isoform X2 translates to METAGPRTRAAARLGAHATREEQRKRRPVRRWQRRRIGEEQEEAVFREVVSFTRDPLPARYYDKDTTKPISFYLPSLEELLAWTPDAEDSFNVALEPLKCRQPPLSSRRPRTLLCHDMMGGYLDDKFIQGSAAQNPYCFYHWQCIDIFVYFSHHLVTIPPVGWTNAAHRHGVCVLGTFIAEWKEGGRLCEAFLAGDERSYQAVADQLVLIAQFFRFDGWLINIESSLSLAAVGNVPPFLRYLSTQLCRQVPGGLVLWYDSVVSSGQVMWQNELNEQNRIFFDSCHGFFTNYNWREEHLDRMVAQAGERRADVYVGVDVFARGNVVGGQFDTHKSLELIRKHGFSAALFAPGWVYECLEKRDFFQNQDKFWGLLGRYLPPHSICSLPFVTSFCLGMGTRRVCYGQEEAVGPWYHPSAQEIQPLFAEHRPEGDGQGWVKTHCCLEDAWNGGSSLLIRGVIPPDVGHVAVRLFSLHVPVPPKIFLSMVYKLEGPSDVGVALELTTGDAGSCHVGGISTLSEASSRHSPRPLRVPPTKLARWVGHCGQQLSGGWVQRCYEVNLRGCVLQDLWVSFSRPPGSREQEAFVCRLGELQVVDANSLLSPLPRVQAISVSRVRWQRAAPEEEEEEEEEEEEEEEEEEERRPARLRLSCALHWSYPLSHIRCFRIHCCRATGSPAEGPPGPEKPALLGLAFVNQYRVVDLAVAAAGPGTDGRVEFLVEPVSREGFLVPKAEWGRAALLYSWPHA, encoded by the exons ATGGAGACCGCGGGGCCTAGGACCCGGGCGGCTGCGCGGCTTGGGGCGCACGCGACGCGGGAGGAGCAGCGGAAGCGGCGACCTGTGCGCCGGTGGCAGCGGAGGAG AATCGGGGAGGAACAAGAAGAAGCAGTCTTTCGTGAAGTGGTCAGTTTTACCCGGGATCCTCTGCCAG CTAGATATTATGACAAGGACACCACCAAACCCATCAGCTTTTACTTACCTTCGCTGGAGGAACTCTTGGCGTGGACGCCCGATGCGGAGGACAGCTTTAATGTGGCCCTGGAACCCCTCAAGTGTCGGCAGCCCCCTCTGAGCAGCCGGAGGCCCCGGACGTTGTTGTGCCATGACATGATGGGCGGATACCTGGATGACAA GTTCATTCAGGGCTCGGCGGCGCAAAATCCCTATTGCTTCTACCACTGGCAGTGTATTGACATCTTTGTGTACTTCAGCCATCACCTGGTGACCATCCCCCCCGTGGGCTGGACCAACGCTGCCCACAGGCACGGGGTCTGTGTGCTGG GGACTTTCATCGCCGAGTGGAAAGAAGGTGGGCGGCTCTGTGAAGCCTTTCTGGCCGGGGACGAGCGCTCCTACCAGGCGGTGGCCGATCAGCTCGTCCTGATCGCCCAGTTTTTCCGTTTTGATGGCTGGCTCATCAACATCGAGAGCTCTCTGAGT CTGGCCGCGGTGGGGAACGTGCCCCCTTTCCTCCGGTACCTGAGCACGCAGCTCTGTCGGCAGGTCCCGGGGGGCCTGGTGCTCTGGTACGACAGCGTGGTGAGCAGCGGGCAGGTCATGTGGCAGAACGAGCTCAATGAGCAGAACCG GATCTTCTTCGACTCCTGCCACGGCTTCTTCACTAACTACAACTGGCGGGAGGAGCATCTGGACAGAATGGTAGCGCAGGCCGGCGAGCGCCGGGCCGACGTGTACGTGGGAGTGGACGTGTTCGCCCGGGGCAACGTCGTCGGGGGCCAGTTCGACACCCACAAG TCGCTGGAGCTGATCCGGAAGCACGGATTCTCGGCCGCTCTCTTTGCCCCTGGCTGGGTGTACGAGTGTTTGGAGAAGAGGGATTTCTTCCAGAACCAGGACAA GTTCTGGGGCTTGCTGGGACGCTACCTGCCCCCACACAGCATCTGCTCTCTGCCCTTTGTCACTTCTTTCTGCCTGGGCATGGGGACTCGAAGAGTGTGCTACGGCCAG GAGGAGGCGGTGGGGCCCTGGTACCACCCGAGCGCCCAGGAAATCCAGCCCCTGTTTGCAGAGCACAGGCCGGAAGGGGACGGGCAGGGCTGGGTGAAGACGCACTGCTGCCTGGAGGACGCCTGGAACGGGGGCAGCTCCCTGCTCATCCGCGGGGTGATCCCGCCCGATGTCGGGCACGTGGCTGTGAG GCTGTTCTCCCTGCACGTCCcggtgccccccaaaattttcCTGTCCATGGTGTATAAGCTTGAAGGGCCTTCGGACGTTGGGGTGGCGTTGGAGCTCACCACCGGGGACGCGGGCAGCTGTCACGTCGGTGGCATCTCGACGTTGAGTG AAGCGAGCTCCAGGcacagcccccgccccctccgggTGCCCCCCACCAAGCTGGCCAGATGGGTGGGCCACTGCGGCCAGCAGCTCAGCGGGGGCTGGGTCCAGCG CTGCTACGAGGTGAACCTTCGGGGCTGCGTCCTGCAGGACCTCTGGGTCAGCTTCTCGCGGCCTCCCGGCAGCCGGGAGCAGGAGGCCTTTGTCTGCCGCCTGGGAGAGCTCCAG GTGGTGGATGCCAACAGCCTGCTCAGCCCTCTGCCCCGGGTGCAGGCCATCAGTGTCTCCCGGGTGCGCTGGCAGCGGGCCGCCCccgaggaagaggaggaggaggaggaggaggaggaggaggaggaggaggaggaagaggagcggCGCCCGGCCCGGCTCCGGCTCAGCTGTGCTCTGCACTGGTCCTACCCCCTGTCTCACATCCGATGCTTCCGCATCCACTGCTGCAGAGCGACCGGCTCTCCTGCGGAGGGGCCCCCGGGGCCGGAGAAGCCCGCGCTCCTGGGCCTGGCGTTTGTCAACCAGTATCGCGTAGTGGACCTGGCGGTGGCAGCCGCGGGGCCAGGCACGGACGGCCGCGTGGAGTTCCTGGTGGAGCCCGTCTCCAGGGAGGGATTTCTGGTGCCGAAGGCCGAGTGGGGCCGGGCGGCCCTGCTCTACTCCTGGCCCCACGCGTGA